One part of the Candidatus Lernaella stagnicola genome encodes these proteins:
- a CDS encoding zf-TFIIB domain-containing protein translates to MADLRNRSVQSEQEYFARIEFERRKKLLDEEHARMQQVERENLKKKHWMRCPKCGMEMVELEFETVKIDKCTECGGIYLDDGELSQLLQKKNEGFLNRFTKMFKK, encoded by the coding sequence ATGGCTGATTTACGTAATCGATCGGTCCAGTCGGAGCAAGAATATTTCGCGCGTATTGAATTTGAGCGTCGGAAAAAGCTGCTCGATGAAGAACACGCGCGCATGCAACAGGTGGAGCGTGAGAATCTCAAGAAAAAGCACTGGATGCGCTGTCCGAAGTGCGGCATGGAAATGGTGGAACTGGAATTCGAGACGGTCAAAATCGACAAATGCACCGAATGCGGCGGCATTTATCTGGATGACGGCGAACTCAGTCAGTTGCTGCAAAAGAAGAACGAAGGGTTTCTTAATCGCTTCACCAAGATGTTCAAGAAGTAG
- the lpxK gene encoding tetraacyldisaccharide 4'-kinase: MAPVGWLYGTFMRVREAAYANGWLRSTHPDSRVISIGNLTMGGTGKTPVTVFLAASLTQAGHRVAVVSRGYHGSLEGRTAVVSDGSSVRLTAREAGDEPIMLARRLPGVPVLIGANRGEAAERAVAEFQPDIILCDDAFSHLRLRRDLNLVLVHGRDGLGNRRVTPAGPLREPPSALRRADAVIINTTTADDPAVTDQLLRAGFRGPIFRVRYGAPGFRRHPGGETVAGETLANQPVLAFAATARPADFFVSLRRADLQVVETKAFPDHHAYCEADLQSLTELAAQRGIGYLVTTEKDAVKLPARASATGQILVAGIELIGEGDDLSALLALVTASDR; the protein is encoded by the coding sequence TTGGCGCCCGTGGGGTGGCTATACGGCACGTTTATGCGTGTTCGCGAGGCCGCGTATGCCAACGGCTGGCTGCGTAGCACGCACCCCGATAGCCGGGTGATCAGCATCGGCAACCTGACCATGGGCGGTACGGGCAAAACGCCGGTCACCGTTTTTCTTGCCGCGTCGCTTACCCAGGCGGGTCACCGCGTGGCGGTGGTCAGCCGGGGATACCACGGCAGTTTGGAAGGACGCACGGCGGTCGTTTCCGACGGGAGCAGCGTTCGCCTCACGGCGCGTGAAGCGGGCGACGAGCCCATCATGCTGGCTCGCCGTTTGCCCGGCGTTCCCGTGCTGATCGGCGCGAATCGCGGCGAAGCGGCGGAGCGGGCGGTCGCCGAGTTCCAGCCGGACATCATCCTGTGCGACGACGCCTTTTCCCACTTGCGCTTGCGGCGGGACCTGAACCTGGTTCTGGTTCACGGACGCGACGGACTCGGCAACCGCCGCGTCACGCCGGCCGGTCCCCTACGCGAGCCGCCCTCGGCGCTCCGTCGGGCCGACGCGGTGATCATCAACACGACCACGGCCGACGACCCCGCCGTCACCGACCAACTGCTGCGAGCCGGTTTTCGCGGGCCGATTTTTCGCGTGCGCTACGGCGCGCCGGGCTTTCGCCGCCACCCGGGCGGGGAGACGGTGGCCGGGGAGACGCTGGCGAACCAGCCGGTGCTGGCGTTCGCGGCGACGGCTCGGCCGGCGGATTTTTTCGTTTCGCTACGCCGTGCCGACCTACAAGTAGTGGAAACCAAAGCGTTTCCCGATCACCACGCCTATTGCGAGGCGGATCTTCAGAGTCTGACGGAGCTTGCCGCTCAACGTGGCATCGGCTATCTTGTCACCACCGAAAAAGACGCGGTAAAACTACCCGCCCGAGCTTCGGCGACCGGTCAAATTTTGGTCGCCGGAATTGAACTAATCGGAGAGGGTGACGATTTGTCGGCGCTGCTGGCGCTGGTGACCGCGTCGGATCGATAA
- a CDS encoding HAD-IIIA family hydrolase — protein sequence MSRRALFLDRDGTVTREVGYVNHPSRLELIPGAAVTIRRCNEAGVPVVLVTNQAGAARGYFPIALVYEVHARLDALLAAAGARLDGVYFSPFVKEGKVPPYNVDHPWRKPNAGMLEMAARDLDLDLPRSVAVGDKITDVEMIQGVGGKGVFVLTGYGRGELEYRRDTWPTEPDHITEDLGSAADWILAELTR from the coding sequence TTGTCTCGACGCGCTTTGTTCCTTGATCGTGACGGCACCGTGACGCGGGAAGTCGGTTACGTTAATCATCCTTCCCGGCTGGAATTGATACCCGGCGCCGCCGTGACCATTCGACGCTGCAACGAGGCCGGGGTGCCGGTGGTGCTCGTGACCAATCAGGCTGGCGCGGCGCGAGGCTATTTCCCGATTGCCCTGGTGTATGAGGTGCACGCGCGACTCGATGCGTTGCTGGCCGCGGCGGGCGCCCGGCTGGACGGCGTGTATTTTTCGCCCTTTGTCAAAGAGGGGAAGGTGCCTCCGTACAATGTCGATCATCCCTGGCGCAAACCGAACGCGGGTATGCTGGAGATGGCGGCGCGGGATTTGGATTTGGACCTGCCTCGGTCGGTCGCCGTGGGGGATAAAATCACGGATGTGGAAATGATCCAAGGCGTCGGGGGCAAGGGCGTGTTCGTATTGACCGGCTACGGCCGGGGCGAGTTGGAATACCGGCGCGATACATGGCCCACGGAGCCGGACCATATCACCGAAGATCTGGGAAGCGCGGCGGACTGGATCTTGGCGGAGCTGACGCGATGA
- a CDS encoding bifunctional ADP-heptose synthase codes for MNDKLLALLEQFPEHEVAVIGDLVADQFIYGEAKRVSREAPVLIVEHEADKIALGGGANCAHNVLALGGHPLVVGIIGDDLQGAQLLETLQERGIGTDFILRDPSRDTTTKQRIVASGLHTTYQQLVRVDRGSRVPVSGDVEKKLLDLADQTAGMSDIMVASDYGYGVFSESMITRMSAIAESDWIKVLVDSRYRALQFKGAHLLTPNEPEAGAACHMEIRTRQDVELVAERLLHGANAERVVITRGREGMYVRDANKGGEFIPIYGTDQIADVTGAGDTVMAVFALAAACKADLGVAVRLATVAAGLAVLKHGTATVTVDEIRTALEKHPWQE; via the coding sequence ATGAACGACAAATTACTGGCGTTGTTGGAGCAGTTTCCGGAACACGAAGTGGCTGTCATCGGCGACCTCGTGGCCGATCAATTCATTTACGGCGAAGCCAAGCGAGTCAGCCGCGAAGCGCCGGTATTGATCGTCGAACACGAGGCCGACAAGATCGCGCTGGGCGGCGGTGCGAACTGTGCGCACAATGTCCTGGCGCTGGGCGGGCACCCGCTTGTCGTCGGCATTATCGGCGACGACCTGCAGGGCGCGCAGCTTCTGGAAACACTGCAGGAACGCGGTATCGGCACGGATTTCATTTTGCGCGATCCAAGCCGCGACACGACGACCAAACAGCGAATCGTGGCCAGCGGTCTGCACACAACCTATCAACAATTGGTGCGCGTCGATCGCGGTAGCCGCGTGCCGGTCAGTGGCGACGTGGAGAAAAAGCTGCTCGACCTGGCCGACCAAACCGCCGGTATGAGCGATATCATGGTGGCCAGCGACTACGGCTACGGCGTTTTCTCCGAATCCATGATTACGCGCATGTCGGCCATCGCCGAAAGCGACTGGATCAAGGTGCTGGTCGATAGTCGTTACCGGGCCCTGCAGTTCAAGGGCGCGCACCTTTTAACGCCGAACGAGCCCGAGGCCGGGGCGGCGTGCCATATGGAAATTCGGACCCGGCAGGATGTGGAACTGGTTGCCGAGCGCCTGTTGCACGGGGCCAACGCCGAGCGCGTGGTCATCACCCGCGGGCGCGAAGGCATGTACGTGCGCGATGCGAATAAGGGCGGCGAGTTCATACCGATATACGGCACGGATCAAATCGCCGATGTCACCGGCGCGGGTGACACCGTGATGGCCGTATTTGCCTTGGCGGCGGCCTGCAAGGCGGACCTGGGGGTCGCGGTGCGCCTGGCGACGGTCGCGGCGGGGCTGGCGGTGTTGAAACACGGTACAGCCACGGTCACGGTCGATGAGATTCGCACCGCGTTGGAGAAGCATCCGTGGCAAGAGTAA
- a CDS encoding adenylyltransferase/cytidyltransferase family protein — MARVMNEAELSREVAAHKDAGRVVVFANGAFDLLHVGHTRYLQGAAAEGDVLVVALNSDESVRELKGPGRPITPLVERVEMIAALECVDYVTTFTETDVSRLLLLLKPHVHAKGSDYTVDTVPEVETVRSYGGRVAITGGPKDHNTTDIVTRVRGEENEL; from the coding sequence GTGGCAAGAGTAATGAACGAAGCCGAACTGTCGCGGGAGGTCGCGGCGCACAAGGACGCGGGCCGCGTGGTCGTGTTTGCGAACGGGGCGTTCGACCTGCTGCACGTGGGCCACACGCGGTATCTGCAAGGGGCGGCGGCGGAGGGCGACGTGCTGGTCGTGGCGCTGAATTCCGATGAAAGCGTGCGCGAACTGAAGGGGCCGGGTCGTCCGATCACGCCGCTGGTCGAGCGCGTGGAAATGATCGCCGCGCTGGAATGCGTCGACTACGTGACGACGTTCACCGAAACCGATGTCAGCCGCTTGCTGCTTTTGTTGAAACCGCACGTGCACGCCAAGGGCAGCGATTACACTGTGGACACGGTGCCTGAGGTCGAAACGGTTCGCAGCTACGGTGGCCGAGTGGCCATCACCGGCGGGCCGAAAGATCACAACACCACCGACATCGTCACCCGCGTGAGGGGTGAGGAGAACGAACTGTGA
- a CDS encoding GDP-mannose 4,6-dehydratase: protein MKCIVTGAAGFIGSHLCDRLLADGHEVVGVDCFTDYYPRTFKEANIAAARAHERFTFREADLNELDLASLIEPGDVIYHQAAQAGVRASWGQSFRVYTALNLDATQKLLEVCKEKRPARFVYAGSSSVYGDAAKFPEHEDDHPRPISPYGVTKLAAEHLCMLYHKAFGIPTVSLRYFTVYGPRQRPDMAFHKWCRAALRDEPLSIFGDGNQTRDFTYVDDIVAGVIAAASADCAGQVINLGGGHRVTVRHVLDMLTKIHGRPLRLADEGNQKGDVRHTAADITRAGELLGFKPQVSLEDGLRAEYEWMRNLLAAEK from the coding sequence GTGAAATGCATTGTCACCGGGGCGGCGGGTTTCATCGGGTCGCATCTGTGTGATCGCTTGCTCGCCGACGGCCACGAGGTCGTGGGCGTGGATTGCTTCACGGATTACTATCCGCGCACTTTCAAAGAGGCGAACATTGCCGCGGCCAGGGCGCACGAGCGCTTCACTTTCCGCGAGGCGGACCTCAACGAGTTGGACCTGGCGTCACTCATCGAGCCCGGCGATGTGATCTATCACCAGGCAGCGCAAGCCGGGGTGCGCGCCAGTTGGGGGCAGTCGTTCCGGGTTTACACGGCGCTCAATCTCGACGCCACGCAAAAACTGCTTGAAGTATGCAAAGAAAAAAGACCGGCTCGTTTCGTGTATGCGGGCAGTTCCAGCGTCTACGGCGACGCCGCCAAGTTCCCGGAGCACGAAGACGACCACCCGCGACCGATCAGCCCCTACGGTGTGACGAAACTGGCGGCCGAACACCTGTGCATGCTGTACCACAAGGCTTTCGGAATCCCGACGGTCTCGCTGCGCTACTTCACGGTATACGGCCCGCGACAGCGACCCGACATGGCCTTCCATAAATGGTGCCGCGCCGCGCTGCGCGACGAGCCGCTGTCGATCTTCGGCGACGGCAACCAAACCCGCGATTTCACTTATGTGGATGACATCGTCGCGGGAGTGATCGCCGCGGCCTCGGCCGATTGCGCGGGACAAGTGATCAATCTGGGCGGTGGCCATCGCGTGACCGTGCGCCACGTGCTGGACATGCTCACCAAAATTCACGGCCGGCCCCTGCGTCTGGCCGATGAGGGAAACCAAAAAGGCGACGTGCGGCACACAGCGGCGGATATCACGCGGGCGGGCGAACTTCTGGGTTTCAAACCGCAGGTGTCTCTCGAAGACGGCCTGCGGGCGGAGTACGAATGGATGCGAAATCTACTCGCGGCGGAGAAATGA
- the kdsA gene encoding 3-deoxy-8-phosphooctulonate synthase translates to MIPVKIGDISIGHGEPLALIAGPCVLETLDEALAIADFVKTEADKRGMPYIFKASYEKDNRGKPTGYAGPGLDKGLEMLAAIKRKIGVPVLSDIHRETDVKAAAEVLDIVQIPAYLCQQTSLVLEVGRYAKVVNVKKGQFLAPEDMQSAVSKLHHVGNEQILLTDRGASFGYHRLVFDPRSVPIMQGLGHPVVVDPTHMVRIYGRSSADPEGGEPEFAATLARAGVAAGANAIFIETHPSPFEAACDAASMVCMGDELPEVLDQIVAIARMLREKGIA, encoded by the coding sequence ATGATACCGGTCAAGATCGGCGATATCTCTATCGGCCACGGGGAGCCGCTGGCATTGATTGCCGGGCCTTGCGTGCTCGAAACGCTCGACGAGGCGCTCGCGATCGCGGACTTTGTCAAAACCGAGGCCGACAAGCGGGGCATGCCCTACATTTTCAAGGCGTCTTATGAGAAGGACAATCGCGGCAAACCGACTGGGTACGCGGGGCCGGGTCTCGATAAAGGCCTGGAAATGCTGGCGGCGATCAAGCGCAAAATCGGCGTGCCGGTGCTTTCCGACATCCATCGCGAGACCGATGTGAAGGCCGCGGCGGAGGTGCTCGACATCGTGCAAATCCCGGCCTACTTGTGTCAACAGACCAGCCTCGTGCTGGAGGTCGGCAGGTACGCGAAGGTCGTCAACGTGAAGAAGGGCCAGTTCCTGGCGCCCGAAGACATGCAAAGCGCCGTGTCGAAGCTGCACCACGTGGGCAACGAGCAGATTCTGCTTACCGATCGGGGCGCAAGTTTCGGCTACCACCGGCTGGTCTTCGACCCGCGGTCCGTGCCGATCATGCAAGGCCTCGGGCATCCGGTGGTCGTCGATCCGACGCACATGGTGCGCATCTATGGCCGCTCGAGTGCCGACCCGGAGGGGGGCGAACCGGAGTTTGCGGCGACGCTGGCCAGGGCCGGTGTGGCGGCGGGCGCGAACGCGATATTCATTGAAACGCATCCGTCGCCCTTTGAGGCCGCATGTGACGCGGCCAGCATGGTTTGCATGGGCGACGAGCTTCCGGAAGTGCTCGACCAAATCGTAGCGATCGCGCGGATGCTGCGCGAAAAAGGCATTGCGTAA
- the fsa gene encoding fructose-6-phosphate aldolase, whose amino-acid sequence MKIFIDSADVDEIAQAVEMKLCDGVTTNPTLIAKTGKPNAEVIAEICRLTDTPVNAETVGISYDEIIAEGSELATIADNVVVKIPMCKDGLRAVSYFAEKGVRTTVTLIFNAAQALLAAKAGASFIAPFVGRLDDISTDGMEIIAEIVEIYDWYDLMTEVVVASVRSPMHVKNSALAGAHAITVPFSLIEKLMAHPLTEAGIAQFLADAGR is encoded by the coding sequence ATGAAAATTTTTATTGATTCAGCCGACGTGGACGAAATCGCGCAGGCGGTCGAAATGAAACTGTGCGACGGCGTGACGACGAATCCGACGCTCATTGCCAAGACCGGCAAGCCCAACGCCGAGGTGATTGCGGAAATCTGCCGCCTCACCGACACGCCGGTCAACGCCGAAACGGTTGGCATTTCCTACGACGAAATCATTGCCGAGGGAAGCGAACTGGCGACGATCGCGGATAACGTCGTGGTCAAAATCCCGATGTGCAAAGATGGCCTGCGCGCCGTCAGTTACTTTGCCGAGAAGGGCGTTCGGACGACCGTCACGCTGATTTTCAACGCGGCGCAGGCGCTTTTGGCAGCCAAGGCCGGGGCGTCATTCATCGCGCCGTTTGTGGGTCGCCTCGACGACATCAGCACCGACGGCATGGAAATAATCGCGGAGATCGTGGAGATCTACGATTGGTACGACCTGATGACCGAGGTGGTTGTCGCCTCGGTACGCTCGCCGATGCACGTGAAAAACTCGGCGCTGGCCGGGGCGCACGCGATCACGGTGCCGTTTTCGTTGATCGAGAAATTGATGGCGCACCCGCTGACCGAAGCCGGCATCGCGCAATTCCTGGCCGACGCGGGGCGGTAA
- a CDS encoding glycosyltransferase family 2 protein, with product MKITVAVITKNEEANIERCLAGVPFADEIVVVDSGSEDRTVEIARRFTERVVHHDWLGHVKQKQHAVDIASHDWIFSLDADEEVSEELARLIAELKVAGPKSDAYTVRRKTFYLGKWIDHSGWYPDKRIRLFHRGRAHWGGYDPHDEVVCDGSVAELDGDLHHYSYRDLAHHLSRINEYTTIMAHEYWERGKRATAADLVFRPPFAFLKKYILQRGFLDGLHGFLVCGLSAYYVFCKYAKLWELGRAERRR from the coding sequence ATGAAAATCACCGTCGCTGTGATCACGAAAAACGAGGAGGCGAACATCGAGCGCTGCCTGGCGGGCGTTCCGTTCGCCGACGAGATCGTCGTGGTCGACAGCGGCAGTGAAGATCGCACGGTGGAAATCGCGCGACGTTTCACCGAGCGGGTCGTGCATCACGATTGGCTCGGGCACGTCAAACAGAAGCAGCACGCGGTGGACATTGCCTCGCACGACTGGATTTTCAGTCTCGACGCCGACGAAGAGGTCAGCGAGGAGTTAGCGAGGCTCATCGCGGAACTGAAGGTCGCCGGGCCGAAAAGCGACGCTTACACCGTGCGGCGCAAAACCTTTTACCTAGGCAAATGGATCGATCACAGCGGTTGGTATCCCGACAAGCGCATTCGGTTGTTTCACCGCGGCCGGGCGCACTGGGGCGGTTACGATCCGCACGATGAAGTGGTGTGCGACGGTTCGGTCGCCGAACTGGACGGCGATCTGCACCATTACAGCTACCGCGATTTGGCGCACCACCTCTCGAGAATCAACGAATACACGACGATCATGGCGCACGAGTATTGGGAGAGGGGCAAACGGGCCACCGCGGCGGACCTCGTGTTTCGGCCGCCCTTCGCGTTTTTGAAAAAGTACATTTTGCAGCGCGGCTTCCTCGACGGCCTGCATGGCTTTCTGGTCTGCGGATTGTCGGCCTACTACGTGTTTTGCAAGTACGCCAAGTTGTGGGAGTTAGGACGGGCGGAGCGGCGGCGGTGA
- the waaF gene encoding lipopolysaccharide heptosyltransferase II, with protein sequence MKRVLIVQTAYLGDVVLSQPLWAAVKTYWPEAQVDVLVQPQWASLIEQDAALAEVLVFDKRKHDKGLAGLLRLSRDLRRRHYDLALCPHPSFRSALLLAMARIPHRVGFADSAGRFFFTDRVHRDTSQHEVDRVLSLTTALGWRVPNEQRTPRLVINPEAAGRLASWGLPEDGRYVCVHPGSVWATKRWLPEGFAAVLSALADDGYTPVVLGGRDDIELANIVQDHCRTLPVNLAGRLSLTELTAVLSRAALLVTNDSGPMHIAGAVGTPVAAVFGSTTPELGYAPVGSPSRILQRHLPCRPCGPHGYRSCPLDHFHCMRHVTEAEVTAAARELLTAE encoded by the coding sequence GTGAAGCGCGTACTCATCGTGCAAACGGCCTATCTCGGCGACGTCGTTCTCTCGCAGCCCCTGTGGGCGGCGGTCAAAACCTATTGGCCGGAAGCCCAAGTCGACGTGTTGGTCCAGCCGCAGTGGGCGTCGCTGATCGAACAAGACGCCGCTCTGGCCGAAGTGCTGGTTTTCGATAAGCGAAAGCACGACAAGGGTTTGGCCGGCCTGCTCCGGCTGTCGCGCGACTTGCGGCGGCGGCACTACGACCTGGCACTCTGCCCCCACCCGAGTTTCCGCAGCGCCCTGCTACTGGCCATGGCGCGCATTCCCCATCGGGTGGGTTTTGCGGATTCCGCCGGCCGCTTCTTCTTCACTGATCGCGTACACCGCGATACGTCGCAACACGAAGTCGACCGCGTTCTGTCGCTCACGACCGCCCTGGGTTGGCGCGTTCCGAACGAACAGCGCACGCCGCGATTGGTGATCAATCCGGAAGCCGCCGGGCGCTTGGCGTCATGGGGATTGCCGGAAGACGGCCGTTATGTCTGCGTGCATCCCGGTTCGGTATGGGCGACCAAGCGGTGGCTGCCCGAGGGCTTTGCGGCGGTGCTGTCGGCTTTGGCCGACGACGGTTACACGCCGGTTGTGCTCGGCGGGCGGGACGATATCGAACTGGCCAACATCGTGCAGGATCATTGCCGCACGTTGCCGGTGAATCTGGCCGGCCGCTTGTCGTTGACCGAACTGACGGCTGTGCTCTCCCGGGCCGCGCTTTTGGTGACCAACGACAGTGGGCCGATGCACATTGCCGGCGCGGTCGGCACACCGGTGGCGGCGGTATTCGGCAGCACGACGCCGGAGTTGGGTTACGCGCCGGTGGGATCGCCTTCGCGCATCCTGCAGCGTCATCTGCCTTGCCGCCCCTGCGGCCCGCACGGGTATCGCAGTTGCCCCCTCGATCATTTCCATTGCATGCGCCACGTGACCGAAGCCGAAGTCACCGCTGCCGCGCGTGAGTTGCTTACCGCCGAATAA